In the genome of Pelagibacterium nitratireducens, one region contains:
- a CDS encoding undecaprenyl-phosphate glucose phosphotransferase, with amino-acid sequence MFRVDPKQAVLTHISANADGAGATLGVDAETAARAPIAPTLSHKLISGFAQLIEAVLLMALGLGIYLFYLGGVDAVLYVPLSLGIVAAANIAFNIARTHRIAAYRTLFKQILQVLGGWIAVLLVVVAGLFLFKAGDLVSRVWLGSWALSGGAVLIAYRLALRALVLDWSARGRLRRRTVIVGGGAGAEALVTAIEKSATSDIELIGLFDDRDDERSPEAVAGLKKLGKVADLVEFARRARIDLVIVSMPLSAESRLLEMLRQLWVLPVDIRLSAHMSKLRFTDKTYSYVGDLPVFEMADRPISDWNLVFKWVFDKLVAVFALIALSPVMLATAVAVKATSKGPILFKQDRHGFNNKLIAVYKFRSMYTGMSDVRAARLVTRDDPRVTPVGRFIRRTSIDELPQLFNVLKGELSIVGPRPHALEAKAANRLYHDAVDGYFARHKVKPGITGWAQINGWRGETDTVEKLMARVDHDLYYIENWSILLDLYILIMTPVSLFTKSENAF; translated from the coding sequence GTGTTCAGGGTCGATCCCAAACAAGCCGTGCTCACCCACATTTCCGCAAACGCAGACGGGGCAGGTGCCACCCTTGGCGTGGATGCGGAAACGGCCGCCCGGGCGCCCATTGCCCCGACGCTATCGCACAAACTGATCTCGGGCTTTGCGCAACTGATCGAAGCGGTGCTGCTTATGGCCCTCGGGCTGGGCATTTATCTTTTCTATCTGGGCGGCGTCGATGCGGTGCTTTATGTGCCGCTTTCGCTCGGCATCGTAGCGGCCGCAAATATCGCCTTCAATATCGCCCGCACCCACAGGATCGCGGCCTACAGGACGCTTTTCAAGCAGATCCTTCAGGTTCTCGGGGGCTGGATCGCGGTCCTCCTCGTGGTCGTCGCCGGGCTGTTTCTGTTCAAGGCGGGCGATCTGGTGTCGCGGGTCTGGCTGGGCAGTTGGGCGCTGTCGGGCGGTGCCGTGCTCATCGCCTACCGGCTGGCGCTGCGGGCCCTGGTGCTGGACTGGTCGGCGAGGGGCCGGCTGCGGCGGCGCACGGTGATCGTCGGTGGTGGAGCGGGCGCCGAAGCGCTCGTGACGGCCATCGAAAAAAGTGCGACCAGCGACATCGAACTGATCGGCCTTTTTGACGACAGGGACGACGAGCGCTCCCCCGAGGCCGTCGCCGGGCTGAAAAAACTCGGCAAGGTGGCCGATCTTGTCGAGTTCGCCCGCCGGGCGCGAATCGACCTGGTTATCGTCTCGATGCCGCTTTCGGCCGAATCACGCCTGCTCGAAATGTTGCGCCAGCTCTGGGTGCTGCCGGTCGATATCCGGCTAAGCGCGCATATGAGCAAGCTGCGTTTTACCGACAAGACCTATTCCTATGTCGGAGACCTGCCGGTGTTCGAGATGGCCGACCGGCCCATATCGGACTGGAATCTCGTTTTCAAATGGGTGTTCGACAAACTGGTGGCCGTGTTTGCGCTCATCGCGCTCTCGCCGGTGATGCTGGCGACGGCCGTTGCGGTCAAGGCAACGAGCAAGGGGCCGATCCTGTTCAAGCAGGACCGGCACGGTTTCAACAACAAGCTGATCGCTGTCTATAAATTCCGTTCCATGTATACCGGCATGAGCGATGTCAGGGCCGCACGGCTCGTCACACGGGACGATCCGCGCGTAACCCCTGTCGGGCGCTTCATCCGCAGGACGTCGATCGACGAATTGCCGCAGCTCTTCAATGTGCTCAAGGGCGAATTGTCCATCGTGGGACCGCGCCCGCATGCGCTGGAAGCCAAAGCGGCCAATCGGCTTTATCACGATGCCGTCGATGGATATTTCGCCCGCCACAAGGTCAAGCCGGGTATCACCGGGTGGGCACAGATCAATGGCTGGCGCGGCGAGACCGACACCGTCGAGAAACTGATGGCCCGGGTCGATCACGATCTTTACTACATCGAAAACTGGTCGATCCTGCTCGATCTCTACATTCTGATCATGACGCCCGTTTCTCTGTTCACCAAGAGCGAGAACGCGTTTTGA
- a CDS encoding O-antigen ligase family protein: MTLTLPASRGLAPSDRGRAWFGASAKQVLGLIVGIWIFSGGFVIVEPSPYEVMFLLAFAVALAGGLQLRRETLPLLLIVIAFTPFALISPFFMQYQPVIDGLIFNLVTIFLLVTSYFAANFVAQAPHTHMRVIAHAYIAIAIITSVVGTLAYMGILPGEDVFLRFGRAKAFFNDPNVYGPFLILPAMFALQRVLLGKGRSALWNGIAYLVIFVGVFVSFSRGAWGHLAASSLLVLVMVFFLEASAREKVRLLLIALGGLMLLAAAMAVLLSIPVVAELFTQRFSLTQSYDTGELGRFGRIWYTLDVVLTNPWGIGPLEYGFLRITEQPHNTYLNVALTYGWGGALVYYLLVGSTLAAGGRALIRASSRPLLIPVFATFVPMIALSAIIDTDHWRHWFLVTGLVWGVCAAPRPAKAQGRLLP, from the coding sequence TTGACCCTCACCCTGCCCGCTTCGAGAGGTCTTGCACCGTCCGACCGCGGCAGGGCGTGGTTCGGCGCGAGCGCCAAACAGGTGCTCGGGCTGATCGTTGGCATCTGGATTTTTTCGGGCGGGTTCGTCATCGTCGAGCCATCGCCCTATGAGGTGATGTTCCTTTTGGCCTTCGCCGTGGCGCTGGCCGGCGGCCTGCAATTGCGGCGCGAGACGCTGCCGCTGTTGCTGATCGTCATCGCGTTTACGCCCTTTGCGCTGATATCGCCGTTTTTCATGCAGTATCAGCCCGTGATTGACGGGCTGATCTTCAACCTCGTCACGATCTTCTTGCTCGTTACCAGCTATTTTGCCGCCAATTTCGTGGCGCAGGCACCCCACACCCATATGCGCGTGATCGCCCATGCCTATATCGCCATCGCCATTATAACGTCCGTGGTCGGCACGCTGGCCTATATGGGTATTCTGCCGGGCGAAGACGTTTTCCTGCGGTTTGGCCGCGCCAAGGCCTTTTTCAACGATCCCAATGTTTACGGGCCGTTTCTTATCCTGCCGGCCATGTTTGCCCTGCAGCGCGTTCTTTTGGGAAAGGGACGTTCGGCGCTTTGGAACGGTATTGCCTATCTGGTGATATTCGTGGGCGTTTTCGTGAGTTTTTCGCGCGGTGCCTGGGGTCATCTGGCCGCGTCGTCACTACTGGTCCTTGTCATGGTGTTTTTTCTCGAGGCATCGGCGCGGGAAAAGGTGCGCCTGCTGCTGATCGCGCTGGGTGGGCTGATGCTACTGGCGGCCGCCATGGCCGTTCTGCTGTCGATTCCCGTTGTCGCCGAGCTGTTCACCCAGCGCTTTTCCCTCACCCAGAGCTATGACACTGGCGAATTGGGCCGCTTCGGTCGCATCTGGTACACGCTCGACGTGGTGTTGACCAATCCCTGGGGCATCGGGCCGCTGGAATATGGCTTTCTGCGCATCACCGAACAGCCCCACAACACGTATCTCAATGTCGCGCTCACTTATGGCTGGGGCGGTGCGCTTGTTTATTATCTGCTTGTCGGTTCGACATTGGCCGCGGGCGGCAGGGCCCTGATCCGCGCCTCGAGCCGTCCGTTGCTGATTCCGGTTTTTGCCACCTTCGTGCCCATGATTGCCCTTTCGGCCATCATCGACACCGATCACTGGCGCCACTGGTTTCTGGTAACGGGGCTTGTCTGGGGCGTCTGCGCCGCGCCGCGTCCGGCCAAGGCTCAGGGCCGCCTGCTCCCCTAA
- a CDS encoding SH3 domain-containing protein, which produces MTTFKTIISVAIGLTSIVSSATAVLAAPAASTTTLNVRSGPGTGFGVLDTLAPGEVVDVTECVPSGWCHVTHSGPNGWVSGSYLAPVTPPPTPPSPDCSFGITIGPSGPDFSINCGGTPTPTPTPPTPTPPTPTPPAGDEACFYTGINYGGDEFCYGVGTRNTLNATFNDEISSVRLFGAAKARLCTNVNLTGSCVNVTANAPILEPAIANQASSLRVYTGLLPVPLPLPIPLPTPVPSFSTYSTGPIELPQTFRADLDSGAVGGSGTDIWFRAATPSSRFITPVNGASLALGDGSNRGFAGCFTESFDADPVPLEAVSVGTYVCAKTGAGRISQFRINAIAPSSLSIGYTTWSH; this is translated from the coding sequence GTGACGACTTTCAAGACGATTATCTCAGTGGCAATCGGTCTGACGAGTATTGTTTCGTCGGCGACTGCAGTATTGGCCGCGCCAGCGGCATCCACAACCACCCTCAACGTTCGCTCCGGCCCCGGGACCGGTTTTGGCGTCCTCGACACGCTCGCACCCGGAGAGGTCGTCGACGTTACCGAATGCGTGCCCAGCGGCTGGTGCCATGTGACCCACTCCGGCCCCAATGGCTGGGTTAGCGGCAGCTACCTGGCGCCCGTTACCCCTCCGCCGACGCCGCCAAGCCCCGATTGCAGCTTCGGGATCACCATCGGCCCGTCCGGCCCCGATTTTTCGATCAATTGCGGCGGGACACCAACGCCAACTCCGACGCCGCCCACTCCGACGCCGCCCACTCCCACTCCGCCAGCTGGCGATGAAGCCTGCTTTTACACCGGCATCAATTATGGCGGAGACGAGTTCTGCTATGGCGTTGGCACCCGCAACACGCTGAACGCGACCTTCAACGACGAAATCTCATCGGTCCGGCTGTTCGGCGCGGCAAAAGCCCGGTTGTGCACCAATGTCAATCTGACCGGCTCTTGCGTCAACGTGACGGCCAACGCGCCGATTCTCGAACCGGCGATTGCCAATCAGGCATCGTCATTGCGGGTCTATACGGGGCTGCTTCCCGTTCCGTTGCCTTTGCCGATTCCCCTGCCGACACCGGTTCCCTCGTTCTCGACCTATTCGACCGGCCCGATCGAGCTGCCCCAGACGTTTCGGGCCGATCTCGATTCCGGTGCGGTTGGCGGCTCGGGAACCGACATCTGGTTCCGTGCCGCAACGCCCTCGAGCCGGTTCATCACCCCAGTCAATGGCGCCAGCCTCGCGCTTGGCGATGGCAGCAACCGCGGCTTTGCCGGATGCTTTACGGAAAGCTTTGACGCCGATCCAGTGCCGCTCGAAGCGGTTTCGGTTGGCACCTATGTCTGCGCCAAGACCGGTGCGGGCCGCATCAGCCAGTTCCGGATCAACGCCATAGCGCCGTCCTCGCTCTCGATCGGGTACACGACCTGGTCGCACTGA